A genomic region of Cydia strobilella chromosome 12, ilCydStro3.1, whole genome shotgun sequence contains the following coding sequences:
- the LOC134746229 gene encoding G-protein coupled receptor Mth2-like, which yields MSAYKLTIFILIFYFNFGDTNKIIINKCCPFDQYVGFKKHCKNDTGVYNFTNYNFGDVVVYDKNIEETKKKVFEVFTLAPSKSRNFSMIRAFDMSRKFNNYLLEDGTVMQELPNSYNRFKPIANNKFCIDIALPNGRNIHEPQFRIWTIPTPVPEDEFESNSIFLVSGFLVSSVFLILVLIVYCLLPELRNLCGKILMAYVACLLATFVSFALLDLISMADENTEIICLIFTFLIHYFCLACFCWMNIMSIDIWWTFRGYAKARPIHRRGETFKFLMYCLYAFGMPLVLTIGMGVIDRMDLKHIPWFIKPDINGTGCFLEGSGKFMYLYVPMLIIIVMNWTLFLMTSFNIWRLSRGTAVLDSPAAGNPSAHRTHRHRFMLYLKLSVIMGVSWVLEVLSALSPEYRAWYLSDAYNLLMGFFIFLIFVCKKKIIKKLEKRLCTTRTQWSPIFTKSRSTSVSSDSSDSQDTTSQICSSPSGASYYKA from the exons ATGTCTGcttataaattaacaatatttatattaattttttacttcAATTTCGgagacacaaataaaataattattaataaatgttgCCCTTTTGACCAATATGTCGGTTTCAAAAAACATTGCAAGAATGACACGGGGGTGTACaattttacaaattacaattttggCGATGTGGTTGTTTACGACAAGAATATTGAAGAGACTAAGAAGAAGGTGTTTGAAGTGTTCACGCTGGCGCCATCGAAGTCGCGAAATTTTAGTATGATTAGAGCTTTCGACATGTCCAGGAAATTCAATAATTACTTGCTGGAG gatgGAACCGTCATGCAGGAGCTACCAAACTCCTACAACAGATTCAAGCCCATCGCTAACAATAAGTTCTGTATCGACATCGCGCTGCCGAACGGAAGAAATATTCACGAACCACAGTTCAGGATATGGACCATCCCCACCCCGGTACCGGAAGATGAATTTGAGTCTAACAGCATCTTCCTTGTAAGTG GATTCCTCGTATCCAGCGTGTTTCTGATCCTTGTCCTCATCGTGTACTGTCTGCTGCCGGAGCTTAGAAACTTGTGCGGAAAGATCCTCATGGCTTACGTGGCCTGTCTGCTTGCAACATTTGTTTCGTTTGCGCTGCTGGATTTAATTAGTATGGCTGATGAGAATACGGAAATTATCTGTCTTATattta CATTCCTGATTCATTACTTCTGCTTGGCATGCTTTTGTTGGATGAACATCATGTCTATCGACATCTGGTGGACATTCAG AGGATACGCCAAAGCTCGGCCCATTCATCGGCGAGGAGAGACGTTCAAGTTCCTGATGTACTGCCTATACGCCTTTGGCATGCCTTTGGTCTTGACTATCGGGATGGGTGTCATAGACAGAATGGATTTAAAGCATATACCCTGGTTCATAAAGCCCGACATTAATGGAACAGGATGCTTTTTAGAAG GCAGCGGCAAATTCATGTACCTATACGTGCCAATGTTAATCATCATCGTCATGAATTGGACCCTGTTCCTCATGACCTCGTTTAACATCTGGCGCCTCAGCCGCGGCACAGCTGTGCTGGACTCGCCTGCTGCTGGAAACCCGTCTGCTCATAGGACACACCGTCACAG ATTCATGCTGTACCTGAAGCTCTCCGTGATCATGGGCGTCAGCTGGGTGCTAGAGGTCCTGAGTGCTCTGTCTCCAGAATACCGCGCCTGGTACCTCAGCGACGCCTACAACCTGCTCATGGGGTTCTTCATCTTCCTCATATTCGTCTGCAAGAAGAAGATTATCAAGAAACTTGAGAAGAG ACTGTGTACCACACGCACACAATGGTCTCCGATCTTCACCAAGAGTCGGTCCACGAGCGTTTCTTCAGATTCTTCAGACAGCCAGGATACGACTTCTCAGATCTGTTCGAGCCCTTCTGGGGCTAGTTACTATAAGGCGTAA